A single region of the Fusarium fujikuroi IMI 58289 draft genome, chromosome FFUJ_chr05 genome encodes:
- a CDS encoding related to ELG1 protein required for S phase progression and telomere homeostasis: MGSVLVERMAQEGMREPEVKKVHPFFAKGPAPDVANPPNSAEPSPKVLSSETPREDAEPVPETQPSRRRRKADASLSLDAPGPKRPRRKRQGDAASSNSNATIEQSLRIMPKEPVSTKLEPELTSIASINPTETASQSNPSSNADPKVKGKVLKWNPKTGTLGSPPKPKSKSPPSRMVYMKYGRDNANRKDMGDKITQILEGKILFPPTPPKRKGRKAKEDCMAKIEDMSKTTHPFFTGKAKQNTKTESQSASKGQPSSARQTVFMSTPMSPKKPRNPFIVNKQPPRFGVKTGVTRVPGAMQPLWPAKGMAHVRGFDLELNPASLSSEEHMDKKSKGSTVTITPDESVLDRFCANMDLAVLRESLPRNHDNFEPAPKELRTPSRHFESGRKLQKRIRSELRTLRMASTVDNDDAMMCDTSEVSARTTHPAVSRLYEMLETSLSAYDRSTCESLAWTQKYAPAAASEVLQAGKEAFLLRDWLQTLKVQSVTITADNTVIKAKSKTKAVPKKKRKMDELDDFIVSSEEEANAMDEISENEDDWAPAGSGLLKKTVVRNGNSAMEQGRLTNAVVISGPHGSGKSATVYAIAKELGFEIFEINSASRRNGKDILEKVGDMTRNHLVHQHRADPGSGTMDEDETSRDLKSGKQGTMTAFFQKSRVSKPPAKKPTEEKLPETTKASSAKSQKQSLILLEEVDVLYEEDKQFWATLMGMMAQSKRPFIMTCNDESMVPLQSLNLHGIFRFAPSPMDLAVDLCLLAAANEGHILRRTAVEALYKSRNNDLRSSLTELNYWCQIGVGDRKGGFDWFCLRWPKGTDLDENGDVVRVLSEDTYRKGMGWIGRDLIATCPDPLESEEEAMKQAWDSWALDMGEWNTILDLSSWADGVSQQVSQESQRLEALEAFDEFCTSMSDADLLTSGTLGIGFQEMIDPELPEIPAKMRDDFIIGSRLLEADPKVVQSSPSVNLSLSLKSLSRQSLMHASPTLNTSKTLLEPLTEKRAVESLDHSFEPQTAPLSRMDLAYAFDPIAINERLSAASYLDPSVFDRTTKLIVLDVAPWVRGIVEFDNTLMQERLKLSNLLSEGGKRKRMRTTRSAYSAMEGGERRTTRRERYFGDTLNTVFVRRTAGKGWLDAVEKTAPRETTGSLPNSSPPSSPASSI, encoded by the coding sequence ATGGGATCAGTCTTGGTCGAGAGGATGGCCCAGGAAGGCATGAGGGAACCTGAGGTGAAGAAAGTCCACCCTTTCTTTGCTAAGGGTCCTGCTCCCGACGTTGCCAACCCCCCAAACAGCGCAGAACCGTCGCCTAAAGTTTTGAGCAGCGAAACTCCTCGTGAAGACGCTGAGCCAGTTCCAGAGACTCAACCCAGTAGAAGACGTCGAAAGGCCGACGCGTCCCTCTCACTTGATGCGCCTGGACCGAAGAGACCACGACGAAAACGCCAGGGCGATGCAGCTTCAAGCAACTCGAACGCGACTATTGAGCAGAGTCTTAGAATCATGCCTAAGGAGCCTGTCTCTACGAAACTGGAACCCGAACTGACCAGTATCGCATCTATAAACCCCACCGAGACCGCTTCACAATCCAATCCTTCGAGCAATGCGGATCCCAAAGTCAAGGGCAAAGTACTAAAATGGAACCCAAAGACAGGGACATTGGGTTCGCCCCCAAAGCCCAAATCGAAGAGCCCTCCATCTCGAATGGTGTACATGAAGTATGGACGTGACAATGCTAATCGAAAAGATATGGGGGATAAGATAACCCAGATCCTAGAAGGCAAGATATTGTTCCCACCAACACCGCccaagagaaaaggaaggaAGGCAAAAGAGGACTGCATGGCCAAAATCGAGGATATGTCAAAGACCACACACCCATTCTTTACTGGAAAGGCAAAGCAAAACACGAAAACAGAAAGCCAATCTGCTTCCAAAGGACAGCCATCTTCGGCACGACAGACTGTATTCATGTCCACGCCAATGTCTCCTAAAAAGCCTCGGAACCCATTTATCGTGAACAAGCAACCCCCGCGGTTTGGCGTCAAGACTGGCGTAACCAGGGTGCCCGGGGCTATGCAGCCTCTGTGGCCAGCGAAGGGAATGGCTCATGTTCGTGGCTTTGATCTCGAACTTAATCCTGCCTCATTGTCGTCCGAGGAGCATATGGATAAAAAGTCCAAAGGCTCTACTGTCACAATCACCCCCGACGAGTCTGTGCTGGACAGGTTCTGCGCCAATATGGATCTTGCTGTTCTCCGAGAATCACTGCCTAGGAATCACGATAATTTTGAACCCGCCCCCAAGGAACTACGAACCCCTAGCCGGCACTTCGAAAGTGGACGAAAACTTCAAAAACGGATCCGGTCAGAACTCAGGACCCTACGGATGGCCAGCACCGTAGATAATGACGATGCGATGATGTGCGACACGTCCGAGGTTTCTGCAAGAACAACACACCCGGCAGTCAGCCGTTTATACGAAATGCTTGAGACTAGCCTTTCTGCATACGATAGATCAACGTGTGAATCTCTGGCCTGGACGCAGAAGTACGCTCCAGCTGCAGCATCAGAGGTTCTCCAGGCTGGAAAAGAGGCCTTCCTACTAAGGGACTGGTTACAAACACTGAAAGTTCAGTCTGTAACTATAACAGCCGATAATACAGTAATCAAGGCAAAGTCAAAAACAAAAGCAGtaccgaagaagaagagaaagatggaTGAGCTGGATGATTTTATCGTCAGTAGCGAAGAGGAAGCAAACGCGATGGATGAGATCTCTGAGAACGAGGACGATTGGGCACCTGCCGGCTCAGGAttgctgaagaagacagTCGTTCGAAATGGCAACTCGGCAATGGAGCAGGGAAGACTAACGAATGCTGTGGTTATCAGTGGTCCTCACGGGAGTGGCAAGTCGGCGACAGTTTACGCAATAGCAAAAGAATTGGGATTCGAAATATTCGAAATCAACTCTGCAAGTAGACGAAATGGCAAGGATATCTTGGAGAAAGTTGGCGACATGACACGGAACCACCTTGTTCACCAACACCGCGCAGATCCCGGTTCTGGAACCATGGACGAAGATGAGACTTCTCGGGATTTGAAGTCAGGGAAGCAAGGCACAATGACTGCCTTTTTCCAGAAGTCGAGGGTCTCCAAACCACCCGCCAAGAAACCCACCGAGGAGAAATTGCCCGAAACAACAAAAGCCAGCTCGGCTAAGAGCCAGAAGCAGTCATTAATTCTGCTGGAAGAAGTTGACGTCTTATACGAGGAAGACAAGCAATTTTGGGCAACATTGATGGGAATGATGGCACAATCGAAACGACCGTTCATCATGACCTGCAACGACGAAAGCATGGTGCCTCTCCAGAGCCTTAACCTCCATGGCATTTTCCGATTCGCACCTTCACCTATGGATCTTGCTGTCGACCTCTGTCTTCTCGCCGCAGCTAATGAAGGGCACATTCTACGACGCACAGCTGTTGAAGCCTTGTACAAGTCTAGAAATAACGACCTCAGGTCCTCGCTAACAGAACTCAACTACTGGTGCCAGATCGGGGTCGGGGATCGTAAGGGAGGATTCGACTGGTTCTGCCTGCGATGGCCCAAAGGGACCGACCTTGACGAAAACGGCGATGTAGTACGAGTACTGAGTGAGGACACTTACCGCAAGGGCATGGGCTGGATTGGCCGTGACCTGATTGCTACGTGCCCTGATCCACTGGAgtcagaagaggaggcaaTGAAACAGGCATGGGATTCCTGGGCATTAGATATGGGCGAGTGGAACACTATCCTGGATTTGTCATCGTGGGCCGATGGTGTCTCTCAACAAGTATCGCAAGAAAGCCAGAGGCTTGAGGCGCTTGAAGCCTTTGATGAGTTCTGCACCTCAATGAGCGATGCAGATCTCCTGACAAGCGGCACTTTAGGGATCGGATTTCAGGAGATGATCGATCCGGAACTGCCTGAAATACCAGCCAAGATGCGAGACGATTTCATCATCGGAAGCCGTCTCCTTGAGGCAGACCCCAAGGTGGTGCAGTCCTCGCCTAGTGTCAACCTCTCCTTGTCTCTCAAATCTCTATCAAGGCAAAGCCTTATGCATGCTTCACCCACACTCAACACTTCCAAGACACTCCTCGAACCACTCACAGAGAAGCGAGCGGTTGAGTCCCTTGACCACTCATTTGAGCCTCAAACCGCGCCGCTGAGCCGCATGGACCTTGCGTATGCATTCGATCCTATTGCCATAAATGAGAGGTTGTCGGCGGCCAGTTACCTTGACCCATCAGTGTTTGACAGGACCACAAAACTCATTGTCCTAGACGTGGCGCCATGGGTACGCGGGATCGTGGAGTTTGACAACACCCTGATGCAAGAGCGGCTCAAGTTGAGTAACCTCCTAAGCGAGGGGGGCAAGCGGAAGAGGATGCGCACGACGCGCAGTGCATATTCAGCTATGGAAGGGGGCGAGAGGAGAACTACACGTCGTGAGAGGTACTTTGGAGACACCCTCAACACGGTCTTTGTGAGACGTACCGCCGGCAAGGGCTGGCTGGATGCTGTGGAGAAAACAGCCCCAAGGGAGACAACAGGGAGTCTACCCAACAGTTCACCGCCGTCCTCGCCAGCATCGAGCATTTAA